One genomic segment of Brassica napus cultivar Da-Ae chromosome A3, Da-Ae, whole genome shotgun sequence includes these proteins:
- the LOC125591240 gene encoding fasciclin-like arabinogalactan protein 1 has protein sequence MAEKMGHVIISYILPLLILLPAGETHAHDVTRLLAKHPSFSSFNHYLTRTHLADEINRRTPITVCAVDNAAMYALTSKGYTVSTLRKILSLHVLLEYFGAKELHQLQGASALAPTLLLATGPSPVTTEFVNIGVEVGSVTGFVNITDLKGGKVGFGSEGGGLIDSSFVTSLEEVTNNISIIQISGILLSDAASAP, from the coding sequence ATGGCCGAGAAGATGGGACATGTAATTATCTCCTACATTCTCCCTCTCCTCATCCTCCTACCCGCCGGCGAAACCCACGCGCACGACGTCACGCGCCTCTTAGCAAAACACCCTTCTTTCTCGTCCTTCAACCATTACCTAACCCGAACTCACCTCGCCGACGAAATAAACCGGAGAACCCCCATAACCGTCTGCGCCGTCGACAACGCCGCCATGTACGCCTTAACCTCTAAAGGCTACACAGTCTCGACTCTCAGAAAAATCCTCTCCCTCCACGTCCTCCTCGAATACTTTGGCGCCAAGGAACTCCACCAGCTCCAAGGCGCCTCAGCTCTCGCCCCCACTCTCTTACTAGCCACCGGACCTTCTCCCGTAACCACCGAGTTCGTCAATATAGGCGTTGAGGTCGGGTCCGTGACCGGGTTCGTCAATATAACGGATCTGAAAGGCGGCAAGGTCGGGTTCGGTAGCGAAGGCGGAGGTCTAATTGATTCCTCCTTCGTCACGTCCCTAGAAGAAGTTACTAACAATATCTCCATTATCCAGATCAGTGGAATCTTACTGTCGGATGCTGCTTCGGCTCCGTGA
- the LOC106387400 gene encoding protein TIC 20-v, chloroplastic, which yields MAISHLLSPLPSLTFFQTRNLTLTGRSSSSLPLNSNPHFPKPSPARERAATLVLRSKGDDSVDASDRLISAVCYFYPFFDGIQYGKFIITQYQPFQILIQPLFPAIKAFKSFPFNGFLIFITLYFVVVRNQNFSRYVRFNTMQAIVLDVLLIFPDLLERSFNPTDGFGLDVVMSLDSTVFLFLLVSLIYGFSACLFGLVPRLPIVADAADRQVL from the coding sequence ATGGCAATATCTCATCTTCTTTCTCCATTACCATCTCTCACCTTCTTCCAAACCAGAAACCTAACCCTAACCGGTCGTTCTTCTTCGTCTCTCCCTCTAAACTCTAATCCCCACTTCCCAAAACCAAGTCCTGCAAGGGAAAGAGCTGCCACACTCGTCCTCCGATCCAAGGGAGACGACTCCGTGGACGCATCCGATCGTCTCATCTCAGCAGTCTGTTACTTCTACCCGTTCTTCGATGGCATCCAGTACGGTAAATTCATCATCACGCAATACCAACCTTTCCAGATTCTCATCCAGCCTCTGTTTCCGGCCATCAAGGCCTTCAAGAGCTTCCCTTTCAATGgcttcctcatcttcatcaCTCTCTACTTCGTCGTCGTCAGGAACCAGAATTTCAGCAGGTACGTTAGGTTCAACACGATGCAGGCCATTGTCCTCGACGTGCTGTTGATCTTCCCGGATTTGCTTGAGAGGAGCTTTAATCCCACAGATGGGTTTGGTTTGGATGTGGTGATGAGTTTGGATAGCACTGTGTTCCTCTTCTTGCTTGTCTCTTTGATCTATGGTTTCTCTGCTTGCTTGTTTGGTCTGGTCCCGAGGTTGCCCATTGTTGCTGATGCTGCTGATAGGCAAGTCCTTTGA
- the LOC106387399 gene encoding inactive beta-amylase 4, chloroplastic isoform X2, with protein MLRFRNSISVSFPPHQKNISDEGESGAKMAEIGGIGCGCRGVSGGNFFHPGGFSLKSCFLEQQRTRRNRNFFRNVSIVPSFKRGRLITKWSSVAGNSPIFRHRKVPVYVMMPIDTFGIDSSGCPIIKRLKALTVSLKALKLAGVHGVAVEVWWGIVERFCPLEFKWSLYDELFRLISEAGLKLHVALCFHSNMHLFRGKGGVSLPLWIREIGDVNKDIYYRDKNGFSNNDYLTLGVDQLPLFGGRTAVQCYEDLMLSFSKNFEPYFGNLIEEISIGLGPSGELRYPAHPLGDGRWTFPGIGEFQCHDKYMMEDLMAVASQEGKPQWGSRDLPNAGCYNSFPSGVPFFEEGHDSFLSDYGRFFLEWYSGKLICHADAILAKAADVLRRRQEEEKSSVMLVAKIGGIYWWYKTSSHPAELTAGYYNTALRDGYDPLASVLSRHGAALHIPCLDMADSETPEKYLCSPEGLLRQIHDVSKKRTIQVTGRNTSERYDVMGLRQIRENCVQPNGETVRSFTFFRMNEKIFRVENWNNFVPFVRQMSADV; from the exons atgttgcGTTTCAGGAACTCCATCTCCGTCTCTTTTCCTCCGCATCAGAAAAATATCTCCGACGAAGGAGAGAGTGGCGCAAAAATGGCGGAGATTGGAGGAATCGGATGTGGCTGCCGCGGCGTTTCCGGCGGCAACTTCTTCCATCCCGGAGGATTCTCTCTGAAATCATGCTTCCTCGAGCAGCAGAGAACGAGGCGGAATCGAAACTTCTTCCGAAACGTCTCTATCGTTCCTTCTTTCAAACGCGGTCGTTTAATCACGAAATGGAGCTCCGTCGCCGGGAACAGCCCAATCTTCAG GCACAGGAAAGTCCCTGTTTACGTGATGATGCCTATTGATACATTTGGAATCGATTCTTCTGGTTGCCCTATCATTAAAAG GCTCAAGGCTTTGACTGTTTCTCTTAAGGCACTCAAGTTAGCTGGTGTTCATGGAGTCGCGGTTGAGGTTTGGTGGGGGATTGTGGAGCGTTTCTGTCCTCTTGAGTTTAAATGGTCGCTCTATGATGAGCTATTCAGGCTGATTTCTGAGGCAGGGTTGAAGTTACACGTTGCTCTTTGTTTTCATTCAAACATGCACTTGTTTCGTGGAAAAGGAGGCGTCAGTCTTCCACTCTGGATCCGAGAG ATTGGAGACGTCAATAAGGATATATACTATCGAGATAAAAACGGATTCTCCAATAATGACTATTTGACACTTGGAGTCGATCAGCTTCCTCTGTTTGGTGGTCGCACTGCCGTCCAATGCTATGAAGATCTTATGCTCAGCTTTTCTAAAAACTTTGAACCGTATTTTGGAAACTTGATTGAAGAAATAAGCATCGGTCTTGGTCCTTCGGGGGAGCTTAG ATATCCGGCACATCCTTTGGGAGATGGGAGATGGACATTCCCTGGTATCGGTGAATTTCAATGCCATGACAAATACAT GATGGAAGACTTAATGGCTGTGGCTTCTCAAGAAGGCAAACCTCAATGGGGAAGCAGAGACCTTCCAAATGCAGGCTGCTATAATAGCTTTCCATCTGGGGTTCCTTTCTTTGAGGAGGGCCATGACAGTTTTCTCTCTGACTATGGTCGTTTCTTTCTA GAATGGTACAGTGGGAAGTTGATTTGTCATGCCGATGCTATTCTTGCAAAGGCTGCCGATGTTTTGCGGAGACGTCAGGAAGAGGAGAAAAGCTCTGTAATGTTGGTTGCAAAAATTGGTGGAATCTATTGGTGGTATAAGACATCTTCACACCCTGCTGAACTAACTGCTGGTTATTACAATACCGCACTCAGGGATGGTTATGATCCTCTCGCTTCTGTCTTGTCCCGCCATGGTGCTGCTCTGCATATCCC GTGCTTGGATATGGCGGACAGTGAAACGCCTGAGAAGTATCTTTGCAGCCCTGAAGGATTGCTTAGACAG ATACACGATGTTTCAAAGAAGAGGACAATACAAGTGACTGGTAGAAACACAAGCGAAAGATATGATGTG ATGGGACTAAGGCAAATACGAGAGAACTGTGTGCAGCCGAATGGGGAAACCGTAAGATCGTTTACATTTTTCAGAATGAATGAGAAGATATTTAGGGTCGAGAACTGGAACAACTTTGTCCCTTTCGTTAGGCAGATGAGTGCAGATGTGTAA
- the LOC106387399 gene encoding inactive beta-amylase 4, chloroplastic isoform X1: MLRFRNSISVSFPPHQKNISDEGESGAKMAEIGGIGCGCRGVSGGNFFHPGGFSLKSCFLEQQRTRRNRNFFRNVSIVPSFKRGRLITKWSSVAGNSPIFSMDARENSRSFVLVSSRHRKVPVYVMMPIDTFGIDSSGCPIIKRLKALTVSLKALKLAGVHGVAVEVWWGIVERFCPLEFKWSLYDELFRLISEAGLKLHVALCFHSNMHLFRGKGGVSLPLWIREIGDVNKDIYYRDKNGFSNNDYLTLGVDQLPLFGGRTAVQCYEDLMLSFSKNFEPYFGNLIEEISIGLGPSGELRYPAHPLGDGRWTFPGIGEFQCHDKYMMEDLMAVASQEGKPQWGSRDLPNAGCYNSFPSGVPFFEEGHDSFLSDYGRFFLEWYSGKLICHADAILAKAADVLRRRQEEEKSSVMLVAKIGGIYWWYKTSSHPAELTAGYYNTALRDGYDPLASVLSRHGAALHIPCLDMADSETPEKYLCSPEGLLRQIHDVSKKRTIQVTGRNTSERYDVMGLRQIRENCVQPNGETVRSFTFFRMNEKIFRVENWNNFVPFVRQMSADV, encoded by the exons atgttgcGTTTCAGGAACTCCATCTCCGTCTCTTTTCCTCCGCATCAGAAAAATATCTCCGACGAAGGAGAGAGTGGCGCAAAAATGGCGGAGATTGGAGGAATCGGATGTGGCTGCCGCGGCGTTTCCGGCGGCAACTTCTTCCATCCCGGAGGATTCTCTCTGAAATCATGCTTCCTCGAGCAGCAGAGAACGAGGCGGAATCGAAACTTCTTCCGAAACGTCTCTATCGTTCCTTCTTTCAAACGCGGTCGTTTAATCACGAAATGGAGCTCCGTCGCCGGGAACAGCCCAATCTTCAG TATGGATGCTCGGGAGAACTCAAGATCATTTGTGTTGGTTTCATCAAGGCACAGGAAAGTCCCTGTTTACGTGATGATGCCTATTGATACATTTGGAATCGATTCTTCTGGTTGCCCTATCATTAAAAG GCTCAAGGCTTTGACTGTTTCTCTTAAGGCACTCAAGTTAGCTGGTGTTCATGGAGTCGCGGTTGAGGTTTGGTGGGGGATTGTGGAGCGTTTCTGTCCTCTTGAGTTTAAATGGTCGCTCTATGATGAGCTATTCAGGCTGATTTCTGAGGCAGGGTTGAAGTTACACGTTGCTCTTTGTTTTCATTCAAACATGCACTTGTTTCGTGGAAAAGGAGGCGTCAGTCTTCCACTCTGGATCCGAGAG ATTGGAGACGTCAATAAGGATATATACTATCGAGATAAAAACGGATTCTCCAATAATGACTATTTGACACTTGGAGTCGATCAGCTTCCTCTGTTTGGTGGTCGCACTGCCGTCCAATGCTATGAAGATCTTATGCTCAGCTTTTCTAAAAACTTTGAACCGTATTTTGGAAACTTGATTGAAGAAATAAGCATCGGTCTTGGTCCTTCGGGGGAGCTTAG ATATCCGGCACATCCTTTGGGAGATGGGAGATGGACATTCCCTGGTATCGGTGAATTTCAATGCCATGACAAATACAT GATGGAAGACTTAATGGCTGTGGCTTCTCAAGAAGGCAAACCTCAATGGGGAAGCAGAGACCTTCCAAATGCAGGCTGCTATAATAGCTTTCCATCTGGGGTTCCTTTCTTTGAGGAGGGCCATGACAGTTTTCTCTCTGACTATGGTCGTTTCTTTCTA GAATGGTACAGTGGGAAGTTGATTTGTCATGCCGATGCTATTCTTGCAAAGGCTGCCGATGTTTTGCGGAGACGTCAGGAAGAGGAGAAAAGCTCTGTAATGTTGGTTGCAAAAATTGGTGGAATCTATTGGTGGTATAAGACATCTTCACACCCTGCTGAACTAACTGCTGGTTATTACAATACCGCACTCAGGGATGGTTATGATCCTCTCGCTTCTGTCTTGTCCCGCCATGGTGCTGCTCTGCATATCCC GTGCTTGGATATGGCGGACAGTGAAACGCCTGAGAAGTATCTTTGCAGCCCTGAAGGATTGCTTAGACAG ATACACGATGTTTCAAAGAAGAGGACAATACAAGTGACTGGTAGAAACACAAGCGAAAGATATGATGTG ATGGGACTAAGGCAAATACGAGAGAACTGTGTGCAGCCGAATGGGGAAACCGTAAGATCGTTTACATTTTTCAGAATGAATGAGAAGATATTTAGGGTCGAGAACTGGAACAACTTTGTCCCTTTCGTTAGGCAGATGAGTGCAGATGTGTAA